One genomic segment of Bacteroidota bacterium includes these proteins:
- a CDS encoding T9SS type A sorting domain-containing protein, whose translation MHYLKSTTTMASLNNNLAPSVFIDFLGPNPTLYVFYTNVTDQNQWFGIDPGSLQLAFTDPSESNLYLSENISAKILNADQLYSTAGKASIFNINNSYSTCASAIMEENRFEINALENNYPNTSCPGTFSGLAPDGVCLEMPPISMGYFSIPIYFLELKSGYIDNQLKIYPNPATDYIYLKQGKDFNEEMLIEINIYSMYGSLIKSIISEESTTLINISELSIGVYIVEVKTEGEVVKTETLVKID comes from the coding sequence TTGCATTATTTAAAGTCAACAACTACAATGGCATCGCTGAATAATAATTTAGCGCCAAGTGTATTTATAGATTTTTTAGGTCCAAATCCAACTTTATATGTTTTCTATACAAATGTTACCGATCAAAATCAATGGTTTGGTATTGACCCGGGTTCATTGCAGCTTGCATTCACAGATCCATCTGAGTCCAATTTATATTTAAGTGAAAACATAAGCGCCAAAATTTTAAATGCCGATCAGCTTTATTCTACGGCAGGAAAAGCATCCATATTTAATATTAATAATAGCTATAGTACTTGTGCATCAGCAATTATGGAAGAAAATAGATTTGAAATAAATGCATTAGAAAATAATTATCCAAATACAAGTTGCCCGGGAACATTTTCTGGATTGGCACCAGATGGTGTGTGTCTTGAAATGCCACCAATTTCAATGGGATATTTTTCAATTCCAATTTACTTCCTTGAATTAAAATCAGGATATATTGATAACCAACTGAAAATTTATCCTAATCCGGCAACAGATTATATTTATTTAAAACAAGGTAAAGATTTCAATGAAGAAATGCTCATAGAAATTAATATCTATAGCATGTATGGAAGCTTAATTAAATCAATAATTTCAGAAGAATCCACTACCCTAATTAATATTTCTGAATTATCAATTGGGGTCTATATAGTTGAGGTAAAAACAGAAGGTGAGGTTGTGAAAACAGAAACTCTGGTGAAAATAGATTAG
- a CDS encoding D-glycero-beta-D-manno-heptose-7-phosphate kinase: protein MTKTLEAFSKVKALIIGDSMLDCYIMGKVDRISPEAPVPVLLIHEKQNRLGGAANVAANIKALGAIPLLISITGDDTEAEIFKSLLDKEGIESNLLITDPSRKTTCKTRVLSNNRQMMRLDSEDLQTVSLATEDIILERIKTVLENDNPQVCILQDYNKGMLSERIIRETTMLCLHKNIPVAVDPKKNNFFAYQLCTLFKPNLRELNENLQMEIPSGDIKKLNAAIDILQKQLHNGITLVTLSEHGVYLKSGEKTIQLPAHIRNVADVSGAGDTVISIASLCLAIKTSLETLAALSNLAGGIVCEYPGVVSIDKKVLIREAEKKLS, encoded by the coding sequence ATAACTAAAACATTAGAAGCTTTCAGCAAAGTAAAAGCGTTGATTATCGGCGACTCGATGTTGGATTGTTATATCATGGGTAAGGTAGATCGCATCTCACCTGAAGCACCTGTTCCTGTGTTATTAATTCATGAAAAACAAAATCGTTTAGGTGGTGCAGCAAATGTTGCGGCAAATATTAAAGCATTAGGCGCAATTCCATTATTGATTAGTATAACAGGTGATGATACGGAAGCAGAAATTTTTAAATCACTTTTAGATAAAGAAGGAATTGAAAGTAATTTATTAATAACAGATCCATCAAGAAAAACAACTTGCAAAACAAGAGTGCTTTCAAATAATCGTCAGATGATGCGCTTGGATAGTGAAGATTTGCAAACTGTTTCTTTGGCAACGGAAGACATAATTCTTGAACGCATAAAAACCGTTTTAGAAAATGATAATCCGCAGGTTTGTATTTTACAGGATTATAATAAAGGTATGTTGAGCGAGCGTATTATTCGTGAGACAACAATGCTGTGTTTACATAAAAATATTCCTGTGGCAGTTGATCCAAAAAAGAATAATTTTTTTGCATATCAGTTATGTACTTTATTTAAACCGAATTTGCGTGAGTTGAATGAAAATTTGCAAATGGAAATTCCATCGGGTGATATAAAAAAATTAAATGCAGCAATTGATATTTTACAAAAGCAATTACATAATGGAATTACATTAGTTACACTTTCAGAACATGGCGTGTATTTAAAATCAGGTGAAAAAACAATTCAGTTACCAGCACATATTCGCAATGTTGCAGATGTATCCGGTGCGGGCGACACAGTAATAAGTATTGCTTCATTATGTCTTGCAATAAAAACTTCCTTAGAAACACTTGCAGCCTTATCCAATCTTGCCGGGGGAATTGTATGCGAATATCCGGGTGTTGTTTCTATTGATAAAAAAGTTTTAATTCGGGAAGCGGAGAAAAAATTGAGTTGA
- a CDS encoding pyridoxal phosphate-dependent aminotransferase produces MPKLAARIENMDESATLKMAKLSRELKAKGIDIIDLSLGEPDFDTPEHIRESAKKAIDIGYSHYTPVSGYLDVREAISKKFADENNLHFSPDQIVVSTGAKQSLINVVLCLVNPDEEVILPAPYWVSYKAMVQMAEGISIVLPTTIETDFKISPEQLEAAITPKTKLIIFSSPCNPTGTVYSHDELKALADIIALYENLFVVSDEIYEKINFLGTHSSIASFDNIKDRVIVVNGLSKGYAMTGWRLGYIGAPLFIAKACDKLQGQFTSATNSIAQRTIIDALQGTQQPSEEMKKAFLKRRELCLSYLKKIEGIKYNNPQGAFYFFPDVSNYFGKSFHGKTIHNADDLCMYLLDEANVSLVTGSAFGDNNCVRISYATSEENLEKAMQRITKALAQLS; encoded by the coding sequence ATGCCAAAATTAGCAGCACGAATAGAAAATATGGATGAATCGGCCACTTTAAAAATGGCCAAACTGAGCAGAGAATTAAAAGCAAAAGGTATTGATATAATTGATTTGAGTTTGGGCGAACCTGATTTTGATACGCCTGAACATATACGTGAATCCGCAAAAAAAGCCATTGATATAGGTTATAGTCATTACACTCCTGTTTCTGGATATTTGGATGTGAGAGAAGCTATCAGTAAAAAATTTGCTGATGAAAATAATTTGCATTTTTCTCCCGATCAAATTGTAGTTTCTACAGGTGCAAAACAGAGTTTAATTAATGTCGTGTTGTGTCTTGTTAATCCGGATGAAGAAGTTATTTTACCAGCGCCATATTGGGTAAGTTATAAAGCAATGGTGCAAATGGCGGAAGGTATTTCTATTGTTTTACCAACAACAATTGAAACAGATTTTAAAATAAGTCCGGAGCAATTGGAAGCGGCAATTACACCAAAAACTAAACTTATTATTTTCAGTTCTCCCTGCAATCCCACAGGAACAGTATATAGTCACGATGAATTAAAAGCACTTGCAGATATAATTGCTTTGTATGAAAATTTATTTGTGGTAAGTGATGAGATTTATGAGAAAATAAATTTCCTGGGAACACATTCAAGTATTGCATCTTTCGATAATATTAAAGACAGAGTAATTGTTGTAAATGGATTATCAAAAGGGTATGCAATGACGGGTTGGCGCTTGGGTTATATTGGCGCACCTTTATTTATTGCGAAAGCATGCGATAAACTTCAAGGACAATTTACTTCCGCTACAAACAGTATTGCGCAGCGTACTATAATTGATGCATTACAAGGTACGCAACAACCTTCAGAAGAAATGAAAAAAGCATTTCTGAAACGCCGTGAACTTTGCTTGAGTTATCTTAAAAAAATTGAGGGCATAAAATATAATAATCCGCAGGGTGCATTTTATTTCTTTCCGGATGTAAGTAATTATTTCGGTAAATCTTTTCATGGAAAAACAATACATAATGCAGATGATTTATGTATGTATTTATTAGATGAAGCAAATGTTTCTTTAGTAACAGGAAGTGCATTTGGCGATAATAATTGTGTGCGCATCAGTTATGCAACAAGTGAAGAAAATTTAGAAAAAGCAATGCAGCGCATCACTAAAGCATTAGCACAATTATCTTAA
- a CDS encoding OmpA family protein — protein sequence MFWQKLFVCVFLLQFISANVFAQEDIYWAHSVVDFSSQRSDNFFSAQQLLGKPNTIPDYGFSTSAWMPGNEEDNPFVVVTFENAIDAKQVVVIQNIYSGIITKIFAIDTNNISTQVFQAPINARPEKGGSVLTHNLNLKNTLINSLRIEFIKSSDEIPYAIDAIGLTTSTEPIQLQINTVISNFNGTPERLSSNINSRADEVTPVISPDGKTLYFDRKHHSENIGNAKNDDIWYSDLDYKFEWLPAKNIGPPLNNENHNYLCSISSDGKRILLGNSYGNIVPGQPGISIAYKNDDKWETPQDLIIDNFSNKNQYNEFCMSADGNVMMMSIETDATYGLKDIYVSFLRKANVWSEPINIGNNINTAGNEMSPYLAADNITMYFSSNGWPGYGGQDIFMTKRLDNSWLNWSDPINIGPAINTSGWDAYYTVDAQGTFAYYTSNVNTAGDLDIYRIRLPDSLKPEPVLLFSGKIFNKSTEEAIRANIYYNALDDMGGSGSSVSNIDSDFGFYLLRGSKYLITVSADGYFDQMAELDLTQAQSLTELKNNFYLIPKMQGAIIELNNIEFNANSSILDKISYTELSKVLDFMNENPSIHIEIRGHTNGMCEENFCNALSERRAQAVAQYLIDNGINADRVTYKGYGKQFPIADNDTPEGRQKNQRVEFMITEL from the coding sequence ATGTTTTGGCAAAAATTATTTGTCTGTGTTTTCCTGCTTCAATTTATCTCTGCAAATGTTTTCGCACAAGAAGATATTTACTGGGCTCACTCTGTTGTTGATTTTTCATCACAACGCAGTGATAATTTTTTTTCTGCACAGCAATTATTAGGTAAGCCAAATACAATTCCGGATTATGGTTTTTCTACAAGCGCATGGATGCCCGGAAATGAGGAAGATAATCCATTTGTTGTTGTAACATTTGAAAATGCAATTGACGCAAAACAAGTTGTTGTTATCCAAAACATTTATTCCGGTATCATCACAAAAATATTTGCAATAGATACCAATAATATTTCTACACAGGTATTTCAAGCTCCTATAAATGCACGGCCTGAAAAAGGTGGTTCGGTATTAACTCATAATCTCAATTTAAAAAATACACTTATAAATTCTTTGCGAATTGAATTTATAAAAAGCAGTGATGAAATTCCGTATGCAATTGATGCAATTGGATTAACCACTTCAACTGAACCAATTCAATTACAAATTAATACTGTGATAAGTAATTTTAATGGAACACCTGAACGTCTCAGCAGTAATATTAATTCAAGGGCTGATGAAGTGACGCCTGTTATTTCTCCCGATGGTAAAACATTGTATTTCGATCGTAAACATCATTCGGAAAATATTGGTAATGCAAAAAATGATGACATCTGGTATTCTGATTTAGATTATAAATTCGAATGGTTACCTGCAAAAAATATTGGCCCTCCATTAAACAATGAAAATCATAATTATTTATGTTCTATTTCTTCTGATGGTAAAAGAATTTTATTGGGAAATTCGTATGGAAATATTGTACCCGGTCAACCCGGAATTTCAATTGCATACAAGAATGATGATAAATGGGAAACACCTCAGGATTTAATCATAGATAATTTCTCAAATAAAAATCAGTACAACGAATTCTGTATGTCTGCGGATGGCAATGTGATGATGATGTCAATAGAAACAGATGCTACTTATGGCTTAAAAGATATTTATGTAAGTTTTTTACGCAAGGCAAATGTGTGGTCGGAGCCCATTAACATCGGCAACAATATTAATACTGCCGGAAATGAAATGAGTCCTTATCTGGCGGCAGATAATATCACTATGTATTTTTCAAGTAATGGATGGCCGGGCTATGGAGGTCAGGATATTTTTATGACGAAACGTTTGGATAATAGCTGGTTGAATTGGTCGGATCCAATTAATATAGGACCTGCTATTAATACCAGTGGATGGGATGCGTATTATACTGTGGATGCGCAAGGCACTTTTGCATATTATACTTCCAATGTAAACACTGCAGGTGATTTAGATATCTATCGCATTCGATTACCAGATTCTTTAAAACCTGAACCGGTGTTATTATTCAGCGGTAAAATATTTAACAAATCTACCGAAGAAGCAATTCGTGCAAATATTTATTATAATGCTTTAGATGACATGGGAGGTTCCGGCTCTTCGGTTTCAAATATTGATTCTGATTTTGGTTTTTATTTATTGCGAGGTTCTAAATATTTAATTACTGTTTCGGCAGATGGATATTTTGATCAAATGGCTGAACTTGATCTCACCCAAGCGCAATCACTAACAGAATTGAAAAATAATTTTTATTTAATTCCAAAAATGCAAGGTGCTATTATTGAATTAAACAATATTGAGTTTAATGCAAATAGTTCTATCCTAGATAAAATCTCTTATACGGAGTTATCAAAAGTGTTGGATTTTATGAATGAGAATCCGAGTATTCATATTGAAATTCGTGGACATACAAATGGAATGTGTGAGGAAAATTTTTGTAATGCACTTTCTGAAAGAAGAGCGCAGGCAGTAGCGCAATATCTGATTGATAATGGAATTAATGCCGACCGGGTTACCTATAAAGGATACGGAAAACAATTTCCAATTGCAGATAATGACACTCCCGAAGGGCGACAAAAAAATCAACGTGTTGAATTTATGATTACAGAATTATAA
- a CDS encoding OmpA family protein, whose protein sequence is MSFKALCVFLFLLLTFQLNVFSQVQWANRVLSFSSQKGNQSYSAKQALGPPSKLPSLGDCGCAWTASNQENFEEEFVRVKFEKKIKVQQIFISENYNGGAVKEIYLYDQYNLPHLVYQRTEVTPEYGRLFSITFPLTTFETDDLKLVLDTESVWGENQIDAIGISSEILTLDFSYIPGNNSIEFKGKAINMGDVINSQGSEVCPLISPDGNRLYYTRKDHPDNTGYAMNDDIWYSELIDDNWTDPQNIGDPINNETNNYVVGISSDGHMLTLANTYIPGGDSKIGVSQTWSHGNDWRYPVNLATPGLLSYNPYVEYYMDESRSYLLVALEKAEGNGLKDIYVSFTENQINWTVPINLGSVINTAGNEMSPFLSPDGTMLFYASNGLPGYGEMDIYVSHRLDDSWTNWSAPENLGPTVNSDGFDAYFTYSDSSNYAFFTSTRENYFNPDIFRIPIKFILEPEAEEEIVAESTNEMNSSSDDLSDIELASDLVLTNDILLFGTIYDALSDQKIDAEVIFMLNDYASDPESIQTLNQNYQKKVTGNLNYKVVIIKEGYFYYEETIDISDANEKNVKRVDFKLDPITSGEKFILDNMYFNANSAILKSASFAQLDILYDFLAKNKNVRVEVGGHTNGLCDDEYCINLSKERAESVIKYLVGKGIDSSRMTAAGYGKKHPIASNDTPEGRKKNQRVEITIL, encoded by the coding sequence ATGTCTTTCAAAGCGCTTTGTGTTTTTTTGTTTTTACTATTGACCTTTCAATTAAATGTATTTTCTCAAGTACAATGGGCAAATAGAGTGCTCTCATTTTCTTCTCAAAAAGGTAATCAATCTTATAGTGCAAAACAAGCTTTAGGTCCGCCTTCCAAACTCCCCTCTTTAGGTGATTGTGGTTGCGCATGGACAGCATCTAATCAAGAAAATTTTGAAGAAGAATTTGTGCGTGTAAAATTTGAAAAGAAAATTAAAGTACAGCAAATATTTATTTCCGAAAATTATAATGGAGGCGCTGTTAAAGAAATTTATTTATACGATCAATATAATTTACCCCATTTGGTTTATCAACGCACTGAAGTTACTCCTGAATACGGAAGATTATTTTCAATCACTTTTCCTTTAACCACTTTTGAGACAGATGATTTAAAACTTGTGTTGGATACGGAAAGTGTTTGGGGAGAAAATCAAATTGATGCTATCGGAATTTCTTCCGAAATTCTAACTCTTGACTTTAGTTATATACCGGGAAATAATTCTATTGAGTTTAAGGGCAAAGCAATAAATATGGGCGATGTGATTAATTCCCAGGGAAGTGAAGTTTGCCCTTTAATTAGTCCTGATGGTAATCGATTGTATTATACTAGAAAAGACCATCCGGATAATACTGGTTATGCAATGAATGATGATATCTGGTATTCAGAATTAATTGATGATAATTGGACTGATCCACAAAATATTGGTGACCCAATAAATAATGAAACTAATAATTATGTGGTAGGTATTTCTTCCGACGGCCACATGTTGACTTTGGCAAATACATATATACCGGGTGGCGATTCTAAAATTGGCGTTTCACAAACTTGGTCGCATGGAAATGATTGGAGATATCCTGTTAATCTGGCAACTCCCGGATTGCTTTCCTACAATCCTTATGTGGAATATTATATGGATGAAAGCCGCAGTTATTTACTCGTCGCTTTAGAAAAAGCAGAAGGTAATGGATTAAAAGATATCTATGTTTCATTTACTGAGAATCAAATTAATTGGACCGTCCCTATCAACCTCGGTTCTGTAATTAATACTGCCGGCAATGAAATGTCACCGTTTTTATCACCTGATGGAACAATGTTATTTTATGCATCAAATGGATTACCCGGTTATGGCGAAATGGATATTTATGTTTCGCATCGCTTAGATGATTCCTGGACGAATTGGTCTGCTCCAGAGAATTTAGGACCTACAGTTAACAGCGATGGTTTCGATGCATATTTTACTTATTCTGATAGCAGCAATTATGCTTTCTTTACTTCTACTCGTGAAAATTATTTTAATCCGGATATTTTTAGGATCCCAATTAAATTTATCCTTGAACCAGAAGCAGAAGAAGAAATAGTTGCCGAATCCACCAATGAAATGAATTCATCATCTGATGATTTATCCGATATAGAATTGGCAAGTGATTTAGTGCTCACAAATGATATCCTATTATTCGGAACTATCTATGATGCATTATCCGATCAAAAAATTGATGCTGAAGTAATTTTTATGTTAAATGATTATGCTTCCGATCCTGAATCTATCCAAACATTAAATCAAAATTATCAAAAGAAAGTAACGGGAAATTTAAACTATAAAGTAGTAATCATAAAAGAAGGATATTTTTATTATGAAGAGACAATTGATATTTCAGATGCTAATGAAAAAAATGTAAAACGAGTTGACTTTAAACTTGATCCAATTACGTCCGGAGAAAAATTTATTCTTGACAATATGTATTTCAATGCAAACAGTGCAATTCTTAAATCAGCTTCATTTGCGCAGTTAGATATTCTCTACGATTTTCTAGCAAAAAATAAAAATGTGCGTGTTGAAGTTGGCGGACATACCAATGGCTTATGCGATGATGAGTATTGTATTAATCTCAGTAAAGAAAGGGCTGAATCTGTGATTAAATATTTAGTAGGTAAAGGAATTGATTCGTCAAGAATGACTGCCGCAGGCTATGGAAAGAAACATCCTATAGCATCCAATGACACTCCGGAAGGAAGAAAAAAGAATCAACGAGTTGAGATTACTATTCTATAA
- the nth gene encoding endonuclease III, protein MNKKEKATFITDTLNELFPSPEIPLQHTDAFTLLISVLLSAQCTDVRVNQVTPFLFAKASTPFEMQKLQVEEIEKIIKSCGLGPAKSKAIKGLSEILVNNYNGEVPATFEDLETLPGVGHKTASVVMSQAFGIPAFPVDTHIHRLAYRWGLSNGKSVVKTESDLKKIFPIDSWNKLHLQIIYFGRTYCPARGHHIENCPICRVLNKKGR, encoded by the coding sequence ATGAACAAGAAGGAAAAAGCAACCTTTATAACCGACACCTTGAATGAATTGTTTCCATCTCCGGAAATTCCACTACAACATACAGATGCATTCACTTTATTAATTTCAGTTTTGCTTTCTGCGCAATGCACAGATGTACGGGTAAATCAAGTTACACCTTTTCTTTTTGCAAAAGCATCTACACCTTTTGAAATGCAAAAATTACAAGTGGAAGAAATTGAAAAGATTATTAAATCATGCGGACTTGGTCCGGCCAAATCAAAAGCAATTAAAGGATTATCGGAAATTTTAGTAAACAATTATAATGGTGAAGTACCTGCAACTTTTGAAGATTTAGAAACTTTGCCTGGGGTAGGGCATAAGACAGCAAGTGTTGTAATGTCGCAGGCATTTGGAATACCTGCATTTCCGGTGGATACACATATCCATAGATTAGCTTATAGATGGGGATTAAGTAATGGAAAATCAGTAGTGAAAACAGAAAGCGATTTAAAAAAAATATTTCCGATTGACTCATGGAATAAATTACACTTACAAATAATTTATTTTGGAAGAACGTATTGTCCTGCACGAGGGCATCATATTGAAAATTGTCCAATCTGTAGAGTATTAAATAAAAAAGGGCGATAA